One Nocardioides dongkuii genomic window, TACGGGCCGGTCTTCGAGCCGGCGCAGGTGCGCGAGTCGCACGCCAAGGAGTGGTGGCCGGCGCGTCGTCGCTACACCGTGCGCGTCTGGGACGCCGAGCGTGGCCTGCTGACGATCGACTTCGTGGTGCACGGCGACGAGGGCGTGGCCGGGCCGTGGGCCGCGCACGCGCGCCCCGGCGACGTCCTGGTCCTCGAGGGGCCGGCCGGCGGGTACCTGCCCGACCCGGAGGCCGACTGGCACCTGATGGTCGGCGACGAGTCGGCGCTGCCGGCGATCGCCGCCTCGCTCTCCGCGGTGCCGGCGGGCGTGCCGGTCGTGGTCCGGCTGGTCTGCGACGACGCCGCCCACGAGCTGCCGCTGGAGACCCCGGGCGACCTGGACCTGCTCTGGCTGCACCGGGCCGGCGCTCCCGACCCCGGCGGGCTGATCCTCTCCTCCCTCCGCGCGCTCGACGTCCCCCCGGGCCGGGTGCACGCCTTCGTCCACGGCGAGGCCGACGAGATCCGGGAGGTACGCCGCCACCTGATCGCCGAGCGCGGGATCGACCGCAGCGCGATGTCCTGCTCGCCGTACTGGCGCCGGACGATGACCGACGAGGCCTGGCGCCGGGTGAAGTCCGACTTCGTCGCCGCGATGGACTCCGACGTCGCTTGAGCACCGAGACCCACGTCCCCGAGCCGCACCTGACCGACGCCGCACCCCGCACGTCCGGCGCGCTGCTGCGCCGTACGCTGCGCCGCCAGCGCCGTCCCCTGGCTGCCTCCGTCGCGCTGGTGACGGTCTGGCAGGTGGCCGAGCTGCTGGTCCCGGTGCTGATCGGCGTGATCATCGACCGCGCGGTCGTCACCGGTGACGTGGCCCGGATGGCGTGGTGGGCGGTGGTGCTCGCGGGGCACTTCGTCGTGCTCAGCCTGAGCTACCGGTACGGCGCCCGGATCGGCCTCCGCGCCCTCCAGACCGAGTCGCACGCCCTGCGCACCGAGGTCTCCGCGCACGTCCTCTCCCCCCGCGGCGCGCGGACCGACCGGCTCCCCGGGGACGTGCTCACGGTCGCGACGACGGACGCCGAGATGGTCGCCGCCGTGCTCCGACAGGTCAGCTTCACTGCCGCCGCCGTCGTCGGCCTGGTCGTGAGCGCCGTGGTGCTGGCCGCGATCGACCTGGTCCTGGCGCTGGTCGTGCTGGTGGGCGTGCCCACGGTGCTCGGCGTGACCCAGGCCCTCTCCCCCCGGCTGGCGCGCCGCAGCGAGGTGCGCCAGGAGGCGCTCGGCCGGGCCACCGGCCTGGCCAGCGACTTCGTCCGCGGCGCCCGGCCGCTCAAGGGGATCGGCGCCGAGGAGGTCGCCCTTGACCGCTACCGCC contains:
- a CDS encoding siderophore-interacting protein: MHGRVESTTRVTPTIVRVVLGGEGLAGFALPPATDAYVNLALPPAGAPYGPVFEPAQVRESHAKEWWPARRRYTVRVWDAERGLLTIDFVVHGDEGVAGPWAAHARPGDVLVLEGPAGGYLPDPEADWHLMVGDESALPAIAASLSAVPAGVPVVVRLVCDDAAHELPLETPGDLDLLWLHRAGAPDPGGLILSSLRALDVPPGRVHAFVHGEADEIREVRRHLIAERGIDRSAMSCSPYWRRTMTDEAWRRVKSDFVAAMDSDVA